From a region of the Desulfuromonas sp. KJ2020 genome:
- a CDS encoding tetratricopeptide repeat protein produces the protein MKRRFGVWRTLLLMGLLAAGSLADGAWQEVSAEAISPAALAQLDELSREGQWLALLAAADEDMRRSPGAVEPVVYKMRALRMLGHLEPARSLAREKLKLFGERAEFWLEKAWVEVLAGDYQTGLADADRAAARRPDLADAVLLQGVIHREQENWRAADTAFARAEALRPNDSLVLLNRGRIAVEQGRWEAAIDLLSRSLALRAASAETSFHRGRAYAAKGDLAAASHDLTQAILQRPEVAAPYVARAEVLARAGMWARAADDADTALALGAQSLSAHLVTCRAAEALEAWPGLEPRAQAMIAAFPAEAQGYRFYSQALNNLGRTAAALQACDEAVRLAPDDDLLRLERATLQIAMQQYAAAVDDCTAVLRREPLALGYALRGLAWLRQHDLDRAEENAANALTLDSAVATAHLVLAEVQLARSQSTQALASARRALYLAPQLSWAQVVHGQALLAMGQTAEALEAASQTIAQSPESAQAYALRVRCYVALGQKQAARKDLAELVRLDPALGQQVRDEFLP, from the coding sequence CCTGGCAGGAGGTTTCCGCCGAGGCCATAAGCCCCGCTGCGCTGGCGCAACTGGATGAACTGAGCCGCGAGGGGCAGTGGCTGGCACTCTTGGCCGCGGCCGACGAAGATATGCGGCGGTCGCCGGGCGCGGTTGAACCCGTGGTCTACAAGATGCGGGCTCTGCGCATGCTGGGGCACCTGGAGCCGGCTCGAAGCCTGGCCCGAGAAAAGCTGAAGTTGTTTGGTGAGCGGGCGGAGTTCTGGCTGGAAAAAGCCTGGGTCGAGGTGCTGGCGGGAGATTACCAGACAGGTCTCGCCGACGCCGACCGGGCTGCAGCCCGCAGGCCGGATCTGGCCGACGCGGTCTTGCTGCAAGGCGTCATCCACCGGGAACAGGAGAATTGGCGCGCCGCCGATACGGCTTTTGCCCGGGCCGAAGCGCTACGCCCCAACGATTCTCTCGTTCTACTCAACCGAGGACGTATCGCCGTCGAACAGGGCCGCTGGGAGGCGGCCATCGACCTGTTGAGCCGCAGCCTGGCTCTCCGGGCGGCCAGCGCCGAGACGTCCTTTCATCGCGGCCGGGCCTATGCGGCCAAAGGGGATCTGGCGGCGGCCAGTCACGACCTCACCCAGGCCATCCTGCAGCGTCCCGAGGTCGCGGCGCCCTATGTCGCCCGCGCGGAAGTTCTGGCCCGGGCGGGGATGTGGGCGCGGGCTGCGGACGATGCCGACACGGCCCTTGCCCTCGGTGCTCAAAGTCTGAGCGCCCATCTGGTCACCTGCCGCGCGGCCGAGGCCCTGGAGGCCTGGCCCGGCCTGGAACCGCGGGCCCAGGCCATGATCGCCGCATTTCCGGCTGAGGCTCAGGGCTATCGCTTTTACTCCCAGGCGTTGAATAATCTGGGAAGAACGGCCGCAGCGCTGCAGGCCTGCGATGAGGCGGTGCGCCTGGCGCCCGATGACGATCTGTTGCGGCTTGAACGGGCCACCCTGCAGATCGCCATGCAGCAGTATGCGGCGGCCGTAGACGATTGCACCGCCGTGCTGCGCCGGGAGCCGCTGGCCCTCGGCTATGCCCTGCGCGGTCTGGCCTGGCTGCGCCAGCACGATCTGGACCGGGCCGAAGAAAACGCTGCCAATGCTCTGACCCTCGATTCCGCTGTCGCTACGGCCCATCTGGTGCTGGCCGAGGTGCAACTGGCCCGCAGTCAGAGCACCCAGGCCCTGGCCTCGGCCCGACGTGCCCTGTACCTGGCGCCGCAGCTTTCCTGGGCCCAGGTGGTTCATGGCCAGGCCCTGCTGGCGATGGGACAGACGGCTGAGGCGCTGGAGGCGGCGAGTCAGACTATTGCCCAATCACCGGAGAGCGCCCAGGCCTATGCTCTGCGGGTGCGCTGCTATGTTGCCCTGGGCCAGAAACAGGCTGCCCGTAAAGACCTGGCCGAACTGGTTCGCCTCGATCCCGCCCTTGGCCAGCAGGTGCGGGACGAATTCCTTCCCTAA
- a CDS encoding response regulator, with the protein MPINSLRYRFALIISLVAGLLLTLVIWLSISMSHRVSHSQLETKEEVFSAFLLDMTRGALLQGEYEVLQLYLEKLKADPEIIEIRVADSRGVIVSSTVPAELGSRLPSQVNDEFNQVTRRAIRNETGLIGTVETTFSHAEIETQHRRVLKASVLIALAGIGLVVGISLALGFLLTRRLVHLTEAATQLAQGDLSVQVDLGGSSGDEIGILGDAFNTMARRMETMVKELRNVNATLEERVQERTNLLESANHELEKARDAAQIANVAKGSFLANMSHEIRTPMNAILGMTHLALKTELSPRQREYLRKVNSSAESLLGIINDILDFSKIEAGRLEMENQEFLLEEMLDKVAMLVSGKMLEKRLEFLVELDPDIPFSLKGDSLRLGQVLVNLCNNAAKFTEQGEIVLRARMLRQSGDQVRLRFSVRDTGIGMSQDMLARLFRPFTQADASTTRKYGGTGLGLAICKQLVEMMDGEFSVSSVPGQGSEFSFTACLGLGRLAPRPLAASASGLRGRRILVVDDNPTARDIFESQLVALDFIVASVDSADAAMAALQEAELCGQPYHLVIMDWLMPAMDGFEAARRIRRSHTLRQRPRIIMATAYGCEDTIRRAAAEGLDGYITKPTSPSVLLDSIMAALSRENGEHAALSVATSQAGEKEAPALAALHGGRVLLVEDNDFNRQVAMELLASFGLQVTTAENGAEAVSLLGGLKPDLVFMDIQMPVMDGFEATRRLRLLPEGSHVPIVAMTAHAMASDRESCLQAGMDDYLSKPIDPEQLKAVLLKWIQPAAPPLDTGAEPVSVAAVRLPESLTGIDLAKGLRYSNNKPDFYLELLRNFARARRQADEEIRQALDKGEHEVARRYAHSLKSICGIIGAEGLAQAAGRLETALKDSQNDPAGALDEFSGQLSVLIQALDSCPELTPGRVTDDGESADAGLCLLAAREIDMLLDSDLPGAMRHIDALEKWLAGGSLRQELTELKDCLDVFDIDQAHDILARLIDGLRQEGIELRHAR; encoded by the coding sequence ATGCCGATTAATTCGTTACGATACCGTTTTGCCCTGATTATATCCCTGGTGGCCGGTCTGCTGCTGACCCTGGTAATCTGGCTGAGCATCAGCATGTCCCACCGGGTGTCCCATAGCCAGCTGGAAACCAAGGAAGAAGTCTTCAGTGCCTTTCTGTTGGATATGACCCGCGGCGCTCTGCTGCAGGGTGAGTACGAGGTACTGCAGCTCTATCTGGAAAAGCTGAAGGCGGACCCGGAAATCATTGAGATTCGAGTGGCCGATTCCCGAGGGGTCATTGTCTCCAGCACCGTTCCCGCCGAATTGGGATCACGCCTGCCTTCACAGGTTAACGATGAGTTCAATCAGGTAACCCGGCGAGCCATTCGCAATGAGACCGGTCTGATCGGTACGGTCGAAACCACTTTTTCCCATGCGGAGATTGAAACTCAGCATCGACGGGTGTTAAAGGCCAGCGTGCTTATCGCCCTGGCGGGTATCGGTCTGGTCGTCGGCATCAGCCTGGCTCTCGGCTTTCTGTTGACCCGGCGCCTGGTACACCTGACGGAAGCCGCCACCCAACTGGCCCAGGGCGATCTGTCGGTGCAGGTTGACCTGGGGGGCAGTTCCGGTGATGAAATCGGGATATTGGGGGATGCCTTCAACACCATGGCCCGCCGGATGGAGACGATGGTCAAGGAGCTGCGTAACGTCAATGCCACCCTGGAAGAGCGGGTGCAGGAGCGCACCAACCTGCTGGAATCGGCCAACCATGAACTGGAAAAAGCGCGGGATGCGGCACAGATCGCCAACGTGGCCAAGGGGAGTTTTCTGGCCAACATGTCGCACGAAATCCGCACGCCGATGAATGCCATTCTCGGCATGACCCACCTGGCGCTCAAGACCGAGCTTTCCCCCCGCCAGCGCGAATACCTGCGCAAGGTCAACTCTTCCGCCGAGTCACTGCTGGGAATCATCAACGACATACTTGATTTTTCCAAAATCGAGGCCGGCCGCCTCGAGATGGAAAACCAGGAGTTTCTGCTGGAAGAGATGCTGGACAAGGTCGCCATGCTGGTGTCCGGCAAGATGCTCGAGAAGAGACTCGAATTTCTGGTGGAACTCGATCCGGACATTCCTTTCTCCCTCAAGGGGGACTCCCTGCGGTTGGGGCAGGTGCTGGTCAATCTGTGCAATAACGCGGCAAAGTTCACCGAACAGGGTGAAATTGTGCTGCGGGCCCGGATGCTGCGACAAAGTGGCGACCAGGTGCGCCTGCGCTTTTCCGTGCGCGATACGGGCATCGGCATGAGCCAGGATATGCTGGCACGGCTCTTCAGACCCTTCACGCAGGCCGACGCCTCCACCACGCGCAAATACGGCGGTACCGGCTTGGGGCTGGCGATCTGCAAGCAACTGGTGGAGATGATGGATGGGGAGTTTTCTGTCAGCAGTGTGCCCGGTCAGGGGAGTGAATTCAGTTTTACCGCCTGCCTTGGCCTTGGCCGTCTGGCGCCGCGTCCATTGGCGGCCTCGGCCTCCGGTCTGCGGGGGCGACGTATCCTGGTGGTGGATGACAACCCCACCGCCCGCGATATCTTCGAAAGTCAGCTTGTCGCCCTCGATTTTATAGTGGCCAGTGTGGACAGCGCCGACGCGGCCATGGCGGCCCTGCAGGAGGCCGAGCTGTGCGGCCAACCCTACCACCTGGTCATCATGGACTGGCTTATGCCGGCGATGGATGGTTTCGAAGCCGCCCGTCGCATCCGCCGCAGTCACACTCTCCGTCAGCGACCCCGTATCATCATGGCCACGGCCTATGGCTGCGAAGACACCATTCGCCGGGCGGCCGCCGAAGGGCTCGATGGCTACATCACCAAGCCGACCAGCCCGTCGGTTCTGCTCGACAGCATCATGGCCGCCTTGAGCCGGGAGAATGGCGAGCATGCCGCTCTGTCTGTCGCCACCAGCCAGGCCGGAGAAAAGGAAGCGCCCGCCCTGGCCGCTCTGCACGGGGGGCGGGTCCTGCTGGTTGAAGACAACGACTTCAACCGACAGGTGGCCATGGAGCTGCTGGCCTCTTTCGGCCTGCAGGTAACGACCGCCGAGAACGGCGCCGAGGCTGTCAGTCTTCTGGGTGGGCTCAAGCCTGACCTCGTCTTCATGGATATCCAGATGCCGGTCATGGATGGTTTTGAAGCGACCCGGCGGCTTCGACTTCTGCCGGAAGGAAGCCATGTCCCCATCGTCGCCATGACGGCCCACGCCATGGCCTCCGATCGGGAGAGCTGTCTGCAGGCCGGTATGGACGACTATCTGTCCAAGCCCATTGATCCCGAACAACTGAAGGCGGTGTTGCTCAAATGGATTCAGCCCGCCGCGCCACCCCTTGACACGGGTGCCGAGCCTGTTTCCGTGGCGGCCGTCCGCCTGCCGGAGAGCCTGACCGGAATCGATCTGGCCAAGGGCTTGCGCTACAGCAACAACAAGCCCGACTTTTATCTCGAACTGCTGCGTAACTTTGCCCGCGCCCGGCGACAGGCTGACGAAGAGATTCGGCAGGCTCTTGACAAGGGCGAGCACGAGGTCGCTCGCCGCTATGCCCATAGTCTCAAGTCAATCTGCGGCATCATCGGCGCCGAAGGTTTGGCTCAGGCTGCCGGGCGCCTGGAAACTGCCTTAAAAGATTCGCAGAACGATCCCGCCGGCGCCCTAGACGAGTTTTCCGGACAATTATCCGTGCTGATACAGGCGCTGGACAGTTGCCCGGAACTTACTCCCGGTCGGGTTACGGACGACGGGGAATCGGCGGATGCAGGTCTGTGTCTGCTGGCCGCCCGCGAAATCGACATGTTGCTGGACAGCGATCTGCCCGGGGCCATGAGGCACATCGACGCTCTGGAAAAATGGCTGGCGGGTGGGAGCCTCCGCCAAGAATTGACGGAACTGAAAGACTGTCTGGATGTCTTTGATATCGACCAGGCCCATGATATTCTGGCGCGGCTGATCGATGGACTGCGGCAGGAAGGAATCGAGTTGCGACATGCGCGATAA
- a CDS encoding copper resistance protein NlpE, with the protein MTRKLIRVLLVALALMSTNCTYRASISADYPVIDEHNSRNALDWAGTYAGVLPCADCAGLKTTLTIREDSSYLLETRHLGQEDHIFVEQGTFTWLEGGNIIQLNDGTTHYQVGENRLFLLDRRGRRITGDLAAHYILHKE; encoded by the coding sequence ATGACAAGAAAGCTGATCAGAGTGCTCCTGGTGGCGTTGGCCCTGATGTCGACAAATTGCACATATCGTGCCTCAATTTCGGCAGACTATCCGGTCATAGACGAACATAACAGCCGCAACGCCCTCGACTGGGCCGGCACCTACGCCGGCGTGTTGCCCTGCGCCGATTGCGCCGGGCTGAAAACGACCCTCACCATCAGAGAGGATTCAAGCTACCTCCTCGAAACCCGCCATCTCGGCCAAGAAGACCATATATTTGTAGAACAGGGGACCTTCACCTGGCTGGAAGGCGGTAACATCATTCAGCTAAATGACGGCACCACGCACTATCAGGTCGGTGAAAACCGGCTCTTTCTGCTCGATCGCCGGGGACGACGTATTACCGGAGATCTGGCCGCACACTACATCCTGCATAAAGAATAG
- a CDS encoding YaeQ family protein, whose translation MALPATIYRVVIDLADLDRGCYARLETTAARHPSETAERLVTRLLAYALCYHEELGFTKGICAGDEPDLWSREADGRVLEWIEVGLPDADRLRKASRHAGRVVLVASGSGLRRWLEQHQAKLASVPNLTILALDAEFIGRLAASLERAINWSLTVTEGTLYLTRGGETLEAPLHLIQGER comes from the coding sequence ATGGCCCTGCCGGCCACGATCTATCGCGTCGTCATCGATCTTGCCGATCTTGACCGCGGCTGTTACGCCCGCCTTGAAACGACGGCAGCCCGTCACCCCTCCGAAACGGCGGAGCGGCTGGTGACCCGCCTGCTGGCCTACGCCCTCTGCTATCATGAGGAACTGGGCTTCACCAAGGGGATATGCGCCGGGGACGAGCCGGATCTGTGGAGCCGGGAGGCGGACGGCCGGGTGCTGGAGTGGATCGAGGTCGGCCTGCCCGACGCTGACCGCCTGCGCAAGGCGAGTCGCCACGCCGGGCGGGTGGTGCTGGTCGCCAGCGGCAGCGGCCTGCGGCGCTGGCTGGAGCAGCATCAGGCCAAACTGGCCTCCGTGCCCAACCTGACCATTCTCGCCCTCGACGCCGAATTTATCGGCCGCCTGGCCGCCAGCCTGGAGCGAGCCATCAACTGGTCCCTCACTGTCACCGAGGGGACGCTTTACCTGACCCGCGGCGGTGAAACCCTGGAGGCCCCGCTGCACCTCATTCAGGGGGAGCGATGA
- a CDS encoding SRPBCC family protein, translated as MIHTLTTRQTVPASLEEVWDFFSRPGNLNRITPPSMHFRILSDEEPSTYAGQIIRYSIRILPFIRVRWLTEIKHVVLLSSFVDEQRLGPYKLWYHQHQFIPVKDGVEIVDTVHYAIGYSLLGDMVHRLWVRRQLEHIFSYRQEVIRRLFSGCGEGRP; from the coding sequence ATGATTCACACTCTGACCACGCGCCAGACCGTGCCAGCCAGCCTCGAAGAAGTCTGGGACTTTTTTTCGCGGCCGGGCAACCTCAACCGCATCACCCCGCCGTCGATGCATTTTCGCATTCTGAGCGACGAGGAGCCGTCCACCTACGCGGGGCAGATCATCCGCTACAGCATCCGTATCCTGCCCTTCATCCGGGTCCGGTGGCTGACCGAAATCAAGCATGTGGTGCTCCTGTCCTCTTTTGTCGATGAGCAGCGACTTGGCCCCTACAAGCTCTGGTACCACCAGCACCAGTTCATCCCCGTCAAGGACGGCGTTGAAATTGTCGATACGGTTCACTACGCTATCGGTTATTCCCTTTTGGGCGACATGGTGCACCGTCTTTGGGTGCGCCGGCAGCTCGAGCATATTTTCAGCTACCGGCAGGAGGTGATCCGCCGGCTCTTTTCGGGCTGCGGGGAGGGACGTCCATGA
- a CDS encoding YaiI/YqxD family protein, whose product MTIWIDADACPRQARELVFKAAQRLQIPVCLVANQPMSRHHSPLITSVHVHDGFDAADDHIAESVAPGDLVISADIPLAARVVAAGGEVIDPRGDLLDQNNVGERLSLRDLLADLRNDGVVSGGPAPFGPNDRKRFAATLDRTLTRLARAAAAKG is encoded by the coding sequence ATGACCATTTGGATCGATGCCGATGCCTGTCCGCGTCAGGCCCGCGAACTCGTCTTCAAGGCGGCGCAGCGCCTGCAGATCCCCGTCTGTCTGGTCGCCAACCAGCCGATGAGCCGGCATCACTCGCCGCTCATCACCTCGGTGCATGTGCACGACGGGTTTGACGCCGCCGACGACCACATCGCCGAGTCCGTCGCCCCCGGTGACCTGGTGATCAGCGCCGACATCCCCCTGGCCGCCCGTGTCGTCGCCGCCGGCGGCGAGGTCATCGATCCGCGCGGCGATCTGCTCGACCAAAACAACGTCGGCGAACGCCTCTCCCTGCGCGACCTGCTCGCCGACCTGCGCAACGACGGTGTCGTCTCCGGGGGCCCGGCCCCCTTCGGTCCCAACGATCGCAAACGCTTTGCCGCCACCCTCGATCGTACCCTCACCCGCCTGGCTCGGGCGGCCGCTGCCAAGGGCTGA